CGGTCTGATCGTTCTCGACTCGCTCCTTCGCGATCATGGCTAAATTGGCCCGCATGACACCCTCACGATCTCAGGCCCGCGTCAGGCAGCCCGCTCAAAAGGCACCATGTCCGACGGCTCGGCCGGCACGGGTGCGTCACTCGCGACCGTCATCAGACTCGCTTCGTGACGCCGGCGGTTGGCTTCAATCTGGGGTTCGACCACGTTCCCACAGTTCATGCAGCGCATCGCCATGACCCAGTGCGGCCCCATTGTCTCCTGAAGATCTAAGAAATAGTCTTCGACCATGAACCCCTGACATCGCGGACAGTTCATCCCTCACCTCCCTAGTCGCATCACTTCGTAATCACACCACTCCGCCCGATTCCGGGGCGCATGTTTCAAGGATAATGGCCGGGGATCGGATCGGTAGACCCGTTGAGGGTAGCTCAAAAGGTGGGCACGGGAAAGTTATCAGAAAGCCTGGGAAGCTGGGTGACAAGCAGTCAGGCGGAGATGCGAACTTGCTTGAAAAGTGGTGAGCCGGCTGGGACTCGAACCCAGGGCCCTCGCCTTAAAAGGGCGATGCTCTACCGACTGAGCTACCGGCTCAACTGATGTGATGGTGGCGCCTCGGCCGAGGCCTGACCGGGATGCTGTCACCTGGGGGGCATGTCTGTCAACCTCGCCGAGAGGCGCTGCGAGTGGAAGCCCGTTTGCTCAGTGGATTCCTGATAATGATCGTTTCGCGGCGTTTGGTTCCTGTCGAGACCAGATCGATCGGGCATCCGGTCAGTTCCTCGATCCGATCGAGGTAACGTCGCGCCAGTTTCGGCAACGCGGACCGCGAGGTGATACCGGTCGTCGACGATTGCCAGCCCGGCCATGTTTCATACACTGGTTCGCACTGCGACAAGACGTCCAGATCGGCCGGGACCTCCGTGTAGGTCTTTCCCTGATAACGATAGGCCGTGCACACGTTGATCTCGGCGCTGTCATCCAACACATCCAGTTTGGTGATGGCTTGTGAGGTGAGCCCGTTCACCCGTTTGGCATAGCGCACCGCCACCGCGTCAAACCACCCGCATCGCCGCGGACGGCCGGTGGTGGCGCCGAATTCCCGTCCTCGCTCCTGCAGCCGAGCCCCGACCTCATCCTTCAGCTCCGTGGGAAACGGTCCGCTTCCCACCCTCGTCGTATAGGCTTTCGTGATGCCCAAGACCGCATCGATCATGGTCGGTCCCACACCGGTCCCGGTGCAGGCTCCCCCCGCCGAGGCGCTTGATGACGTCACATAGGGATAGGTGCCGAAATCTACATCGAGGTGGGTGCCTTGCGCCC
The DNA window shown above is from Nitrospira tepida and carries:
- a CDS encoding adenylosuccinate synthase; translation: MNLVIVGSQWGDEGKGKIVDVLARDADVVVRYQGGSNAGHTVVTSKGTYVFHLLPSGVLYRGKLCLVGNGVVVDPEALIEEIDSLQRSGVKIGRNLLISDRAHVIMPYHKVVEKASEESKGPHRIGTTGRGIGPTYADKMARIGVRMSDLLNPDLLRVKLEVNVAEINTFLERVYQINGVELEKVFLQYRAYGERLAQHIVDVSLQLDRAIAKKKTILFEGAQGTHLDVDFGTYPYVTSSSASAGGACTGTGVGPTMIDAVLGITKAYTTRVGSGPFPTELKDEVGARLQERGREFGATTGRPRRCGWFDAVAVRYAKRVNGLTSQAITKLDVLDDSAEINVCTAYRYQGKTYTEVPADLDVLSQCEPVYETWPGWQSSTTGITSRSALPKLARRYLDRIEELTGCPIDLVSTGTKRRETIIIRNPLSKRASTRSASRRG